CCCCCCCCCCCCCCCCAGCAGTCGCGCTGGCAATTACCGCCGCCGCGCAGAAAATCGCCGACTTATTTCCGAACGCATAGAACTACAACCGCGTTTATTCGTTCTCAGAAAGAGAACAAAAGGACTTTGGTCGTCAAATCGACTTCGCTCGTTTCGCGCAATGACTTACGGCTTCGCGCAAATGCCAAAATCTACTAAGAAAGGAACGATAAAATGACTAACGCCGAGTTTGCTCTTGCGGCGCGCAAAGATATTTTAAGCGGGTTGCATAACTCGCTACAATCGCATATAGGCTCGTGTCTATCTTGCATAGATATATTGAGCGTTCTTTACAATAGCGTTTTGCGTCTTGAGCCTCATAATCCACAAGCGCCAAATCGAGATCGCTTACTCCTTAGCAAAGGACACGCAATTTTTGCGTTGCTTGTATGTTTGGCGTATCGCGGTTTCATTGATAGATCCGATCTGGACGCGTATTGCTCAGACGGCAGTCGCTATACGGGGCATCCTATTAGAGATAACGTACCGGGAGTAGAGATCACCTCTGGTTCATTGGGACACGGATTGCCTATGGCGTCCGGTATGGCTGTCGCTTGTCGTATAAAAGGAGATCTTGGGAAGGTTTTCTGTCTGATGGGCGATGGAGAATGTAACGAAGGGGCGGTATGGGAAGCGGCTATGTTTGCCGCGAAGCACCGACTAAATAATTTGATTGCGATTGTTGATCGTAATCGGCTGCAAAGCTATGGCAGAGACGAACAAGTGTTAGATATGGGCGATCTAGCCGCAAAATTTGCTACGTTTGGATGGAAGACGCTGAACATCGACGGACACAATTATGACGAAATCGAAGAAGCTATGCGCGTTACAAGCGAAAAACCAATCGCGGTAATCGCTCACACAATAAAAGGCAAAGGCATATCCTTTATGGAAGATAAGCAAGAGTGGCATTTCCTTTCCCCAAAAGAGGAACATTACAAAGCTGGAATGAAAGAGCTAAACAATGCGTAACACCATGATCAATATGTTGAACAAAATGGCGGAAACAGATCCTAAATTAGTCGTAGTGATTGATGATACCGGCTTTTTAGTATTTGAAGAGTTCGAGCAAAAATTTCCCGATCGTTTTTACAATGTAGGCATTGCCGAACAGCAATTTATCGGTTACGTAGCCGGTTTAGCGCTTGAGGGCATGAATGTAGTCGCCTACAATGTTTGCAATTTCTTTTTGCGATCTATGGAGCAGATACGTATAGATTTAGCGTTGCAAAACTTAGGGGTAACAATGATTGGCGTCGGAGGAGGAATGCACTATGGTTCGCAAGGACCTACGCACAACGCAACGGAAGATTTATCAATGATGCGCTCGCTTCCTAATGTGCGCGTCGTGTGTCCCGCCGATCCTGTAGAAATGCAAGCGCTGTTTGCCCAAATCATGCGCGAGCAACGTTTAACATATCTGCGCCTGTGCAAAAACAACGATCCCGTTATACACACTAAGCCAGTCTCTATTACAGTTGGTAACTCAATCGTAATGCGCGACGGATCGGACGTTGCCATTCTTGCTACCGGCGGAATGACGCGCGACGCGTTAAAAACCGCCGATCTGCTTGCGGCTCAAGGGATAAGCGTCAAGGTAGTCAGTATGCATACGGTTAAACCTGTAGATACGCAAAGCATACAAGAGTGCGACGGCTTTACCGCAGTTTTTACAATGGAGGAAAATACGATAATTGGAGGCTTTGGCAGTAGCGTTGCCGAGACGATGATGACTCTTGGCGTCCGCCCAAAAATTTTTAAAATGTTTGGTTTTCCAGATCGGTTTCCAATGATTTCCGGCAGTCGCGATTACTTAAACGCGCGTTTTGGATTAGACGCGGATAGTATGGCTAGCGTTATAGTCGCAAGCATAAAAAAGGAAAATATACGCATACCATAGTTTGTTCCGTTTGCGGCGCAACCCGTGAAAACACAATGGTATTTAAAGTAGCAAGGGCGATCTGAGGCGTTGGCGCGGCGCCATATTTTTGTGTTCGCTAATTGGCTGAAAGAAGAGAATATGGACTACCTAATTAACACGAATGATATTTATCATAAACGAATCTGCTCGATCATATTAAAAGAAATTAGCGAACAAATCGAGCAAATGGGATTAAAAAATGTTAGCATGTACAGAGCGTTTGCCTATGAATTATAAGAGCCAGGCGTCAATTGATATTAGCGCATATGATTTACTTATTATAGGGGCGGGACTGTCGGGGAGCACAATTGCGCGCCTTGCGGCACAAGGCGGATATAAAACGTTGATGTTAGAAAAACGAAATCATATCGCGGGAAATCTATACGACGAGGTTGATCCGAATTCCGGCATTTTAGTTCAGCGCTATGGTCCGCATTTGTTCTTCACCAACGACGAAACCGTATATAAGTTTATTACAAGCATAGATAAATGGAACGCTTGCATAGTGCACGGAAGAGCGAACATTGACGGGATTATGGTTCCTAGCCCGTTTAATAATATATTAGCCGATACTTTTTTTTCTACGCAAAAAGCGCGGGAGATAAAAATGCGTCTCGCCAAGTTATTTCCCGATCAGACAAGGGCGACTATCTTGCAATTGTTAGAGTCTGGCGATTCGTTAGTTAAAGAATACGCCGAGTTTATGTTTGAAAAAGATTATAAGCCATACACAATCAAGCATTGGGGGATTGCGCCGAATGAATTAGATAGATCGATATTAGAACGAGTGCCCGTACGACTTGACTATACCGATCGATTAAGCGATAAGCGGCATCAATTGTTGCCAATATCTGGTTTTACCGCATTTGTAGCTTGTATGCTACGGCAACCGAACATCGACGTTGCTTTAGATGCTGACGCAAGGAATTATATGTCGCTTGATGATAATAAAGTTAAATTTTGCGGAAAGCATATTAATATACCCGTCGTTTATACGGGAGCGCTTGATCGGTTGTTGGGTTATTCGTTCGGCCAGTTATCATACAGATCAGTTAATTTTATTTACCAAACGCTTGATACAGATAGCTTTCAAGAAACAGAATTTTCTATTCATCCTATGGCTGAAGGATATACGCGCATCACCGAATATACTAAATTGCCTGTTCAAGACGGGCGCGGTAAAACGCTTATAGCTTATGAATATCCGGCGCCATACGACGATCCCGCTAGTCAAATACCCTACTATCCTATTTTATGCGCGCGGTCAAATAATATATATTCGCAATATAGAAACATTGCGGATCAAATACCAAATCTATTTTTGTGCGGTCGATTAGCCGACTTCAAATACTATAATATGGACGACGCCATAAAACGCGCTATGGCGGTATTTGAATCTATTGAACAAAATCTTGGCGGCAAATAAATAGTTGACGTTTCGCATATTAAAAGAATAAGCGTTGAGCGATTGCGAGAGAGATAATCCTCTCCGAACGCGATCGTAATCTGCCCAACCTGAAAGATAGTTTGCCGTTTTAGCGCGGGCTATATGGAGAGCAAAAGCG
This region of Helicobacteraceae bacterium genomic DNA includes:
- a CDS encoding transketolase yields the protein MTNAEFALAARKDILSGLHNSLQSHIGSCLSCIDILSVLYNSVLRLEPHNPQAPNRDRLLLSKGHAIFALLVCLAYRGFIDRSDLDAYCSDGSRYTGHPIRDNVPGVEITSGSLGHGLPMASGMAVACRIKGDLGKVFCLMGDGECNEGAVWEAAMFAAKHRLNNLIAIVDRNRLQSYGRDEQVLDMGDLAAKFATFGWKTLNIDGHNYDEIEEAMRVTSEKPIAVIAHTIKGKGISFMEDKQEWHFLSPKEEHYKAGMKELNNA
- a CDS encoding 1-deoxy-D-xylulose-5-phosphate synthase, which translates into the protein MRNTMINMLNKMAETDPKLVVVIDDTGFLVFEEFEQKFPDRFYNVGIAEQQFIGYVAGLALEGMNVVAYNVCNFFLRSMEQIRIDLALQNLGVTMIGVGGGMHYGSQGPTHNATEDLSMMRSLPNVRVVCPADPVEMQALFAQIMREQRLTYLRLCKNNDPVIHTKPVSITVGNSIVMRDGSDVAILATGGMTRDALKTADLLAAQGISVKVVSMHTVKPVDTQSIQECDGFTAVFTMEENTIIGGFGSSVAETMMTLGVRPKIFKMFGFPDRFPMISGSRDYLNARFGLDADSMASVIVASIKKENIRIP
- the glf gene encoding UDP-galactopyranose mutase, producing MNYKSQASIDISAYDLLIIGAGLSGSTIARLAAQGGYKTLMLEKRNHIAGNLYDEVDPNSGILVQRYGPHLFFTNDETVYKFITSIDKWNACIVHGRANIDGIMVPSPFNNILADTFFSTQKAREIKMRLAKLFPDQTRATILQLLESGDSLVKEYAEFMFEKDYKPYTIKHWGIAPNELDRSILERVPVRLDYTDRLSDKRHQLLPISGFTAFVACMLRQPNIDVALDADARNYMSLDDNKVKFCGKHINIPVVYTGALDRLLGYSFGQLSYRSVNFIYQTLDTDSFQETEFSIHPMAEGYTRITEYTKLPVQDGRGKTLIAYEYPAPYDDPASQIPYYPILCARSNNIYSQYRNIADQIPNLFLCGRLADFKYYNMDDAIKRAMAVFESIEQNLGGK